One Cellulomonas sp. Y8 DNA segment encodes these proteins:
- a CDS encoding SRPBCC family protein yields MTTKVEESVLVNVPVSVAYNQWTQFEDFPRFMGGVQSVTQLGDDRLRWVAEIAGVKREWEARILEQVRDAKVAWAATEGATNAGAVTFEDLGGGQTSVHLSLEYAPEGLVEKVGDALGVVEGRAKKDLERFKAFIEDEGYATGAWRGEVNAGAGVGTPGVEAAAASEGDRGKAGFSGKAVAAGLGAAAAGAAAAVVGAAKAGRDADAAEVDPVAPATAEPLPPAEPVAGETAPVVDVPPTRTAPVADDGTDPAAQI; encoded by the coding sequence ATGACGACGAAGGTCGAGGAGTCGGTCCTGGTGAACGTGCCGGTGAGCGTCGCGTACAACCAGTGGACCCAGTTCGAGGACTTCCCCCGGTTCATGGGGGGCGTGCAGTCGGTCACCCAGCTCGGCGACGACCGCCTGCGGTGGGTCGCGGAGATCGCCGGTGTGAAGCGGGAGTGGGAGGCGCGGATCCTCGAGCAGGTCCGCGACGCGAAGGTCGCCTGGGCGGCCACCGAGGGCGCGACCAACGCGGGCGCCGTCACGTTCGAGGACCTGGGCGGCGGGCAGACCTCCGTGCACCTCTCGCTGGAGTACGCGCCGGAGGGCCTGGTCGAGAAGGTCGGGGACGCGCTGGGCGTCGTCGAGGGCCGCGCCAAGAAGGACCTCGAGCGGTTCAAGGCCTTCATCGAGGACGAGGGGTACGCCACGGGCGCGTGGCGCGGGGAGGTGAACGCCGGGGCCGGGGTCGGCACGCCGGGGGTCGAGGCCGCCGCCGCGTCCGAGGGCGACCGGGGGAAGGCCGGGTTCTCCGGCAAGGCCGTGGCGGCGGGACTCGGTGCCGCCGCTGCGGGGGCGGCCGCGGCCGTCGTCGGCGCCGCGAAGGCCGGCAGGGACGCGGACGCGGCGGAGGTCGACCCGGTGGCGCCCGCGACCGCGGAGCCGCTGCCGCCGGCCGAGCCGGTCGCCGGCGAGACCGCGCCCGTGGTCGACGTGCCGCCGACGCGGACCGCGCCGGTGGCCGACGACGGGACGGATCCGGCCGCGCAGATCTGA